Proteins co-encoded in one Leptidea sinapis chromosome 16, ilLepSina1.1, whole genome shotgun sequence genomic window:
- the LOC126968736 gene encoding calaxin isoform X2 produces the protein MPHRKLNEKSLDSLYRATHFNRNELEALFSMYRRLVSAAQLAASPTVVGQPAPKIDSIDQNTFRDVMHNTFDLVTEEIVLDRIWSTWDRGTNSGEGSLKFEPWAKGLSVILKGTLEEKRTFCFRVYDLNSDGFITKDEMFILLKNSLLKQPGDEDPDEGVRDLVELVLRKLDVDKDGKVSMDDYREAVNQEPLLLEAFGQCLPTRRQALAFLKTSSLKYI, from the exons GAATGAGTTGGAGGCATTATTTTCAATGTACCGAAGACTTGTCTCCGCGGCGCAGCTAGCAGCCTCTCCTACTGTTGTTGGTCAACCTGCACCCAAGATTGAT AGTATAGACCAGAACACATTTCGCGACGTGATGCATAACACATTCGATCTGGTCACAGAAGAAATAGTTCTCGATCGTATCTGGAGCACTTGGGACCGCGGTACCAACTCTGGCGAAGGATCGCTCAAGTTTGAACCCTGGGCGAAGGGTCTGAGCGTTATACTGAAGGGTACTCTTGAAGAGAAAAGGACGTTTTGTTTCAGAGTTTATGATTTGAATTCTGATGGATTTATTACTAAGGacgaaatgtttattttactcaA AAACTCACTGTTGAAGCAACCAGGTGACGAAGATCCCGACGAAGGTGTACGAGACTTAGTCGAGTTGGTTCTTAGGAAATTGGACGTTGACAAAGATGGAAAAGTCTCAATGGATGACTACAG agaaGCTGTGAATCAAGAGCCTCTGCTACTGGAAGCCTTTGGTCAATGCTTACCAACGAGACGTCAGGCTTTGGCATTCCTTAAAACATCATCCctaaaatatatctaa